The following is a genomic window from Brevibacterium limosum.
CGGCGCAACCCGCGAGGATGGGAGCGGTTACGATCCCCGCGTCACCGCCGCAGGACAGATGCAGGTCCTCCAGGACGCGCTGAGCCTGGCGCCAGGGCTCGCCGATGCCACAGTCATCGAGACCCGAGTCGGCATCCGTCCCATGGGCGAGGACAACCTGCCGATCGCCGGAGAGGTGCCGGGCAGATCAGGCCTATGGACCATGACGGGCTACGGCGCGGGCGGGCTGACGCTCGGGCCGCTACTGGGCGATGCCGTCGCCCGCAGCATCCTCGGAGATCCCGCGCCGGAACTGACTGCATTTCCCACAGCCATGCCGATGTGACGGCGCCCTCTGATCGGCCGACGATGAGGAATGTGAGCGGAAGAAAACCGCCCCGCGCACCTGAGCCCGCGTCCGGTCAGTCGATCAGCCCCTGCCCGGCTGCCCAGATGCGGAATCCACCCGGTTTGAATGGTAAGTGATAGGTACCGGTAAGCAAGTCATCAGCAAGGCTTTCCACCATCGACACTGTGAGTTGCCCTTCGCGGATCGCTTCGCACAGCAATGCCAAGGTCCCCCGAGCACGCAGCTTCTCATCGTCTGCGATTTTCCGCGGAACCCTGTCGTCAACGATCATGGTGTACCCATAACATCTGCCCAAAGCCAGGACCCCGCACTCGCCACGGTTGCGGCCACCCGCAACGAGGCGCTTTTCATATCGCGCAAACTCGGCGAGGTATTGGATATCGTCGCCGTGGTCGACAGCGATCCAGTCGGCGTTGAGTACTTGTTCCAGACTGGCGTGACTGTGCCGCTGCTCCAACAGTTCAGCTTCGACGCTTTCCGGAATGACGACGTAGTTGTCTTGAGTCAGGTACTTGAGCACACCTAGCCACCCCGCGAGAGCGAAATGACGCAACGGCCCCGTGTCGAAGACGAATGTCTCCGACACGGGGGTCACGAGACGTAGTCCCAGATGGCGTCCGCGCTTCGCATCTCTGGTTGTGGCAGGTCATTCATGGTCAGCAGCCCCTGCAGGAGTTCCAGGCCGCGCTCCCGGCTGATGGAATCCTGTTGGATCAGTCGAAGAACCGCCTTCTGAAAGCTCCGTGGCTGGGAGGTTCCGTGCATCTCATCGCCAGGGTGCAGATCATACTCAATGAGATCCGCTCGTGTCGTGCGGACTACTCGAACGTCGCCGGCAGTCGGTACATCACCGATCTCCAGGTCGAGGAGCCGCCGCGACAGCGTAGCCATATCGACCTGATATTCGCTCGCGACGATGACAGCAGCGGTACGCAGGTCAGCCGACCCTTGCAGCTCTGTCCACCGAGATTCCAGCCCCTCAGCCGGCAGCAGCAGTCCACGCGCGAAACGGTCGAACAGTGACTCATTACGTGCACCGTCTCCGACACGCCAGTCAATGGTGTATTCGTCTGCGACGAGGAAATGCGCCAGTTCATGAGCCGCAGCGAGCCGACGTCGACCAACCTTGGACGACGAGTTGACGAGCGTCACTCCACCTTCTTGCAGGAGGACCGTCCCCGCATCCGCGGTGTCTGCGCCGAGTTCCCGAGTGAAGACCAAGAGCCCTATCCGTTCGAACAGGTTCGGCAGGCCCTTCGCAGGTTCGATCGCGTTCAGTCCCAGCTGATCTCGCGCACGCTCAGCCATAGCGTCGGCATCGTCGAAACATTCTGGAACAGTCCAATCCTGCGCCGACTTCCGGGGGATGAATGGAGCCAGCTCATGTACGAATTCGACTTCGGATGCGCAGTCGGAGAGCAGAGTGTCGATCTGGCTGTCTTCGGGATCCAAGCCCTGGGAGGAGCGATGCGAAACGACAGCGGGCAAGGGTTCTTCAAAGAATGAGGCCATCCGGACTTCGATGGCGCTCGCAATGTCCGCCAATTCCAGGGCCGACACCCGCCGTGTTCCGTTCTCGATCTTGTTGAGAACGGTCCGATCGACGCTGACCTTTCGAGCGACTTCTTCTTGGGTCTGGCCACGGAGCTTTCGCTCATCACGAATGCGCCGACCAAGCAGCTCAGACGTCACCTTCTTCATATGTGCGATTCTCGCACATTCTGATACTAGTGACTAGATCTGGTTGCCACCGCATTTATGCTTCTGACTGAGCTTTTAAGGCGGAAGCCCGAGTGTGCTGACCATACTATGGCGAGCAGATAGATGATGTAGTTGCGACTGCCGACGACGATGGCTTCTCATCTCCCCTCACCAAGGCGGCCCGGCCAGTCCCACCCCGGCTCTCATCCCTTGGACATCACAAACACCGTCACCGAGCTCCCCGCGAGGTCAATCCTCAGCTTACCGTCCCCGGTCCTGTCACTCGGCGAGGTCGAGGAGCTCGCACCAGCCGTCGAACTCGCCCCACCCGACGACGACCCACCAGCCCCGTCCCCACTAAAGGGCACCGAGTCAGGCAGCGGGTTCGCAGGCACCACCTGAGTCGCACTCTTCACATCATTCGACTCCCCATAAACCTGCGAGGCCGAGTCGACAGCAAACCCCGAAGGCATCGACAGCGTCACCGGATTCCCACCCACCGAAGCTGCGTCGTTCGCGTTGATCACCGTCGTCACCAGGGTGCGGCCGTCGTTCTTGACCACGGTGTAGGCGCTCATGTTCCCACCGCCCTCAACCGTGGTCTTAGTGAACTGTCCGCCGACACTGGGCACAAGCAGCCGCAGCCCGAGCATGTTCGGCCTCACCTGAAATGAGTTCGACCGGCCACCATGGTCGGCCGGATCGCAGACAAGCGACATCGGCGCTCCTCCGTTGCAGGCGCCGAGCATCGAATGCATGGCCATGCGTTCGACGCCCAGAGTGGCCGCGTACATCGTGTAGTCGGCCGCCCACAGCGCCGAGGCGTTCGTCAGTGAGGTATCGTTCGTGCCCGGGCAGCTCGTCGGCCCAGTCTCCTCTAACCACAGCGGCAATCCCGCGGCGTCGGCTTTGTCCTTGCCGATGCCGAGGTTCTTCTTCGCCGCCTCCTTCGCAAGCGGATCGATGAGGTTCGCCGCCTGCGGACCTCGGCCAGGAACCTGAGTCGAGTCGCATTCGTAGAGCTGGTACCAGTGCTGTGCGATCGCGGTCTTGTTCTTCACATCGGAGTCCGCGAAGGCCGTCATCCATGCCCCGTCGTAGACGTCGGGGCCGATGATCGGCGCCTCGGGCCGTTTCGCATGGATGGCCTTGGCATACGCTTCGAGCTGCTTGATGTATTTGTCCTTGTTCCAGCCTTCACCGCGAACCGCACCACCGGGAACGTCGTCGACGGTATAGCCGTTCGGTTCGTTGCCGATGCCCAGACCGACGAGGGAATCGCCGAGGATGTCGATCGCATGCGCGGCCATGTCTGCTCCGCGTTCCGGATCAAAGGTGCCCAGGGGGATGCCGATGGTGACAGTGGAACCGGTGGCATCGACGAGTTTCTTCAGCCTCTCGAGGTCACCGGGAGTGATGGTGACCTTTTCGCCGTGCTTCGGCTTCTCTCCCTTCGATGTCCAGAACGTCCTCCGGTCGAGGGCATTGCCGGCGAACCGCAGCGCCGGAGATCCGAGCGCTTTCAACTGCTCGTCGAGGTTGGACTTCGCCGGGTCGAGCCGAGGGTCGGCAAGGTCGGTGGCTTCGAAGGAGACCCCGATGTTGTCGGCCGTGAACCCCGTGCCGGTCTTGTCAGCGGTGACTGTGACATCGGCCGTCGATCCGGAGGCAACATCGACATTCGACTGCTCGAATTCGGTCGGAGTGGGGCTCGGGTCCGCGGACGGCGATGAGCCGTCCGAGTCGAACCACGAGCATCCGGACAAAACGAGGGCGAGCGCCAGCGCGCCGCCCTGAATACTCCGCCTGATGTCCACGGCAATAACTCTGCCCTGTTGTCCCGGATTCGCCAACTTCCGCAGTGGCAGTCTGTCCTTTTCTCAGGAGGCTCCGAGCGCTGCTCGCGCCACAGCCGCGGCAACCAGCGCGTGGGGAAGCGCCCGTGATCGTGCTTCCCCGGCCAGCATCGTGAGCACGTCGTATGTCGGACTCGTGACCGGCAACGGACCAAGACCGTCGTGGCCGCTGCGCCAGCCGAGGCCGAAGAGCGCCTCGGTGATGCGGTCCCGCCACTGCTCCGATGACTCAGAGCTGCCGACCACGGCCACCGCCGTCCACCCGGCGTCGTGGTCCCAACGTGATCGGCCGAGCGGAAGTTTCCCCGCCATGTGTTCGAGCAGTTCGGCCGGTCGGTCGGCCAGAGACTTCGCTGTGCGAGTCGGTGCAAGCCGCTTCTTGCGCACCGAGATCAGGCCCACAGCCTTCGCGGTGTCTCGCAGAATCGCGACCGGTGCCGTCTGGTCCTCACGGTTGGCCTTGCCGATCCACCAATCGGCGATCCCGGTCCGCCGTGCGATCTCCTCGACCACGGCAGGCTTGAGATACCCCGCGCCGGTGAGTTCCGTACCGTCGCCGATCACCTCGAGCAGGATCCGATACGCCTCGGTCGCCGAGGCGGCTTCTTCGGCCGTGACCTCGTCGAGGCTGCGCGCGGCCGGGTGGGCGAGCGCAGTCTGCAGACCGGTTCCGCCGCGAAGATGTTCCTGCTCGATGAGAGCAGTCAACTCTGCAGGAACACCTGTTGCCGGCCCGCCTCCCCCGGCGACCCCCGGAGCCGAACCGTCACCCGCCGAAATCTGACCCGGAGACCCCCGGCCGAACTCGACGCTGCCGAGCACGATGTTGAGCGCGTCGCGGTCGAACTCGTCAGGATCCCACCGAGCCGGCAGCCAGGCCTTCCCCTCGGCGGCGTCTTCGAAGATCTCCGGTCGCAGGTCGTCGCTGTAGCCGCTGCGCACCCACTCGGCCATTTCGTAGTATCCCCACATGCCGCCGCAGTCCTCGGGCGGTCCGGCAAGCCGACCGGTGATGCAGACAGGGTGCGTCGGCGGGTCGTCGAGGATCTTCTCGACCTTGAGCACATGGAGCCAGCTGTCACCGAAGTCGTATTCGTACCAGAGCCGGTCCCCCGCCTCGGCGAGGATCTGGTCCAGGCGAACATCGTCCTCAGTCACGCCTTCATCGCCTTCGGTGACGTCGAAGGCGCTGAGGAATGACGGTCCGCCGTAGTCGCTGGAGGTGCGGAACCTGTGCAGGTGGCTGTTGGTCCACGCAAACGCGATCTGAAGCACATGGTGCAGCCCGCCCACGGTCAGGTCCCCGGGAAGGTCGAGCCTGCGCCAGATCGGCGGCTTCGCATCTGTGAGGTCGACGCGCACCCGAAAGCCCCGTGCTGTCTGCGGTACCGGACCGACCGTCGGCTGCGGATTGCGGCCCGGGTCACTGAGATCGTCTTCGCTGAAACTGCCCGACATAAAGCTCGCCCGCAGCTGCTCGAGGAGCTGAGACAGGTTGTTGGAATCGAAATCGTTCGTCGGCATCGCGAGCCCCCTGGTCGGAATAGGTTCCGTGCCGACTCTATTCGAGCATCGGGCCGGTCGCCTATTCGCGTCGTTTCATTTCCATCCCCGCCGCGGCGGCCGCCCCGGACACATGGCATCGTAGGGATGGATATCACGCCGCCAGAAGAGAGGATCCACTGTGCCCGAGCGCCCCAGCAGTTCCTCTCTCACCCCCGTCCGTGGAGCCTTGGGCCTGTCGGTGGCGATGGGCATGGGCCGGTTCTTCTACACCCCGGCGCTGCCGCTCATGGTCGCAGCCCTCCATTGGAGCTCCGCCCCCGGCGCATGGATCGCGACCCTGAACTACGTCGGCTACTTCATCGGCACCCTCGTCATCGCCCAAGGCTGGGTCGAACCCAACCGATTCGTCTACCGCCTCAGCCTCATCGTCTCCACCGTGGGCCTGGCCGCGGTCGCCCTGACTCCGAACCTCATCTGGCAGGGCGGCATCCGCACGTTCGCCGGAATCGCCTCGGGGCTGATTTTCGTGTGCGTGACCCAACGCATTCCCGCGAACTCCCGCAGACCCCGCGACGGCGGCATCTCCTACGGCGGAGTCGGCTTCGGCATCCTCGTCTCCGGTGCCATCGTGCTGGCCGCCGGCAGCTTCGCCGACTGGCGGCAGCTGTGGCTCATCTGCGCGGCCGTGTCCGCGATCTTCTCGAGCATCGCCTGGACGTGGCCGATCCCGGCCCGAATCCCACCACACACCACCGCTGAGGCGGCCGCCCCGACCGAGTCAGACGATCCGACCGAGATCGGCCCCGACCACTTCCCCGCCGAGGCGGTCACCCCGTTCGAGACCAACCGCCGCCGAGCCATGGCCATCCTCTCCACCGGCTACTTCTTCCAAGGCGGCGGCTACATCATCATCGGCACCTACCTCGTCGTGCTCGCCGGCCCCGTCTTCGGCGCCACCGCAGCCGCCTCGACGTGGCTCATCGCCGGGATCGCGACGGCGGCTTCTCCCCTGACGTGGTCAGCAGTCGCCGCGCGCATCGGCACGGTGAAGGCGCTGACTCTCTGTTACTGCCTCCAGGTCTTCGGCGCTCTGCTCGCTGTCTTCGGCTCCACCCCGATCGTGCTGATCATCGCCGCGGCGCTCTTCGGCTTCACTTTCGTCGGGGTGGTCATGATGACGATCGGCGTCGGCACGCAGATGGGAGTCGCGAACGCCTCGGCGAAGCTGACGTCTTGGTACAGCATCGGTCAGATCGTCGGCCCGGCCATTGTGGCAGCGGCCTTGAGCGAGCGCATCGCCGCCGCCTTCATCGCCTCTGCCGTCGCTTTGGCCATCGCCATGGCACTGACCTTGGTCGGTGTCCTCGCCGGCAACGTCGACCGCTGAGAGGCTGACTCAGCGCACCGTCCACGATCGACAGATCTTTCGCGATCACCCTTGCCAAAGCGCTCGCCCAATAATAATATTTCCGTAATATTAAAACTGCTCAACGACGAGGAGATTGACACGTGTCATCACTGTTCCCAAACCTCTTCAGCCCGATCGATCTGGGCCCGCTTCGTCTGCGAAACCGGATCGTTTCATCCGGCCACGACACCATGCTGGCCGACGACGGTCTGATCGGCGCGGACCTCATCGCCTACCACGAACGCAGGGCGGCAGGCGGCGCCGGATTGATCGTTCTGCAGGTCTCGGGAGTTCACGAGACCGCCCGATACACGAGTCATGTCCTCATGGCAACGGATCCCGACGCCGCCGACGGGTACAGAGCCGTAGCGGATGCGGTTCACAAGCACGACTGTGGAATCGTCGCACAGCTGTTCCACCCCGGGCGCGAAGTCATGGACGGAGAGCAGGGGATGGCGCCTCAGGCGGTAGCGCCCAGCGACCGCCCGCAGGAACGATTCCATGTGGTTCCCCAGGAACTGTCGACGCAGGTCGTCGAAGAGATCGTGGATGGCTACGGTCAATCTGCCGCTCTCATCTGCCAAGCCGGTGTCGACGGGGTCGAGGTCGTCGCCAGCCACGGCTACTTGCCGATCCAGTTCATCAATCCTGCCGTCAATGACCGAACCGACAAGTACGGAGGATCACCGGAGAACCGACTGCGGTTCCTCCTTGACGCAATTGCCAGCGCACGTCGCGGCGCCGGCGAGCACAAGGTCGTCGGTGTCCGCATCTCAGGGGACGAACTCACCAGCAATGGTCTGGTCGATTCTGAAGTGCTCGAGGTCATCAACGCAATCGAAGACCAAGGAATGGTCGACTACATCTCCGTCACGGGTGGAGATTCCTCCACCCTGCAGGGAGCCCAGCACATCGTTCCGTCGATGCAGTACGAGCCGGCGTACCTCGGCCAGCTGTCGGAGCAGATCAAGAAGTTCACGGACCGACCTGTGATGGTGGCTGGCCGAATCAATCAGCCGCACGAGGCGGAGAAGGCCATCGTCGACGGTCAGACAGACCTGTGCATCATGACCCGGGCAATGATCTGCGATCCGGAGATTGCCGGCAAGGCTGAACGAGATGCAGTGGAGGAAATTCGGGCATGCATCGGCTGCAACCAAGCCTGCATCGGTCACTTCCAGCAGGGGGTCGGCATCAGCTGCATTCAGTATCCCGAATCCGGCAGAGAGCTGACGTTCCTCCCCCGACCGACAGTACGAGAAGCATCACGACTGTTGGTCGTCGGCGGTGGACCTGCCGGACTGAAGGCCGCGGCAGTTGCCGCTGAGGCCGGCGCGCACGTCACACTGCTGGAGAGAGAAAAGGCTCTCGGCGGCCAGGTTCTCC
Proteins encoded in this region:
- a CDS encoding nucleotide-binding protein gives rise to the protein MSETFVFDTGPLRHFALAGWLGVLKYLTQDNYVVIPESVEAELLEQRHSHASLEQVLNADWIAVDHGDDIQYLAEFARYEKRLVAGGRNRGECGVLALGRCYGYTMIVDDRVPRKIADDEKLRARGTLALLCEAIREGQLTVSMVESLADDLLTGTYHLPFKPGGFRIWAAGQGLID
- a CDS encoding helix-turn-helix domain-containing protein → MKKVTSELLGRRIRDERKLRGQTQEEVARKVSVDRTVLNKIENGTRRVSALELADIASAIEVRMASFFEEPLPAVVSHRSSQGLDPEDSQIDTLLSDCASEVEFVHELAPFIPRKSAQDWTVPECFDDADAMAERARDQLGLNAIEPAKGLPNLFERIGLLVFTRELGADTADAGTVLLQEGGVTLVNSSSKVGRRRLAAAHELAHFLVADEYTIDWRVGDGARNESLFDRFARGLLLPAEGLESRWTELQGSADLRTAAVIVASEYQVDMATLSRRLLDLEIGDVPTAGDVRVVRTTRADLIEYDLHPGDEMHGTSQPRSFQKAVLRLIQQDSISRERGLELLQGLLTMNDLPQPEMRSADAIWDYVS
- a CDS encoding plasmid pRiA4b ORF-3 family protein, whose protein sequence is MPTNDFDSNNLSQLLEQLRASFMSGSFSEDDLSDPGRNPQPTVGPVPQTARGFRVRVDLTDAKPPIWRRLDLPGDLTVGGLHHVLQIAFAWTNSHLHRFRTSSDYGGPSFLSAFDVTEGDEGVTEDDVRLDQILAEAGDRLWYEYDFGDSWLHVLKVEKILDDPPTHPVCITGRLAGPPEDCGGMWGYYEMAEWVRSGYSDDLRPEIFEDAAEGKAWLPARWDPDEFDRDALNIVLGSVEFGRGSPGQISAGDGSAPGVAGGGGPATGVPAELTALIEQEHLRGGTGLQTALAHPAARSLDEVTAEEAASATEAYRILLEVIGDGTELTGAGYLKPAVVEEIARRTGIADWWIGKANREDQTAPVAILRDTAKAVGLISVRKKRLAPTRTAKSLADRPAELLEHMAGKLPLGRSRWDHDAGWTAVAVVGSSESSEQWRDRITEALFGLGWRSGHDGLGPLPVTSPTYDVLTMLAGEARSRALPHALVAAAVARAALGAS
- a CDS encoding YbfB/YjiJ family MFS transporter, whose protein sequence is MPERPSSSSLTPVRGALGLSVAMGMGRFFYTPALPLMVAALHWSSAPGAWIATLNYVGYFIGTLVIAQGWVEPNRFVYRLSLIVSTVGLAAVALTPNLIWQGGIRTFAGIASGLIFVCVTQRIPANSRRPRDGGISYGGVGFGILVSGAIVLAAGSFADWRQLWLICAAVSAIFSSIAWTWPIPARIPPHTTAEAAAPTESDDPTEIGPDHFPAEAVTPFETNRRRAMAILSTGYFFQGGGYIIIGTYLVVLAGPVFGATAAASTWLIAGIATAASPLTWSAVAARIGTVKALTLCYCLQVFGALLAVFGSTPIVLIIAAALFGFTFVGVVMMTIGVGTQMGVANASAKLTSWYSIGQIVGPAIVAAALSERIAAAFIASAVALAIAMALTLVGVLAGNVDR
- a CDS encoding oxidoreductase; this encodes MSSLFPNLFSPIDLGPLRLRNRIVSSGHDTMLADDGLIGADLIAYHERRAAGGAGLIVLQVSGVHETARYTSHVLMATDPDAADGYRAVADAVHKHDCGIVAQLFHPGREVMDGEQGMAPQAVAPSDRPQERFHVVPQELSTQVVEEIVDGYGQSAALICQAGVDGVEVVASHGYLPIQFINPAVNDRTDKYGGSPENRLRFLLDAIASARRGAGEHKVVGVRISGDELTSNGLVDSEVLEVINAIEDQGMVDYISVTGGDSSTLQGAQHIVPSMQYEPAYLGQLSEQIKKFTDRPVMVAGRINQPHEAEKAIVDGQTDLCIMTRAMICDPEIAGKAERDAVEEIRACIGCNQACIGHFQQGVGISCIQYPESGRELTFLPRPTVREASRLLVVGGGPAGLKAAAVAAEAGAHVTLLEREKALGGQVLLAEKLPHRSEFGGAATNLTAEAKRAGVEIRTGTEFSSSHLDELRPDQVIFATGAADRDPDYEVVDSPLILTSRQYLTDMPDLPQGGVLIADWRGDWAGLGLAIMLARKRQVTLATAANFAGAGIQQYTRTALMPELIRAKVNFINDARLAGVDEDTVYLQSTLCDEVIEVEGVATTIVNHASRAVVPEADLNGIPYVRIGDCKAPRTVEEAVYEGLTAANEFILNTGRRASVGA